A window of the Mucilaginibacter sp. cycad4 genome harbors these coding sequences:
- a CDS encoding TetR/AcrR family transcriptional regulator, with product MATTSLVPKDLRTENIKTLKPRERILKTAYALFNEFGFNTVGVDRIVAESDVSKRSFYDHFPSKSDLMSATLEFRDWLRFSDMEKRVSEGTHDPKQEILAIFDSLKDWFAEEDFNGCAFNRGLSEFNIKESKPLRDKVGAHFEKWNDFIRTRLLLLTTPDKVEILLPQLLTLITGAPIVAQISGNGDVAALNKKIAERLLNEL from the coding sequence ATGGCAACAACTAGTTTAGTTCCCAAAGATTTACGAACTGAAAATATAAAAACCTTAAAGCCAAGGGAGCGCATATTAAAAACAGCGTACGCGCTGTTTAATGAATTTGGTTTCAATACGGTCGGTGTTGACCGTATTGTCGCGGAGAGCGATGTGTCTAAGCGGAGTTTCTATGATCATTTTCCGTCAAAATCTGATCTGATGAGTGCCACCTTAGAGTTTCGGGATTGGCTACGTTTCTCTGATATGGAAAAACGTGTTTCAGAAGGCACACATGATCCTAAGCAGGAGATCCTGGCAATTTTTGATTCGTTAAAAGATTGGTTTGCAGAAGAGGATTTTAACGGATGCGCTTTCAATCGGGGTTTAAGTGAATTCAATATTAAAGAATCTAAACCTCTCCGCGATAAGGTCGGAGCGCATTTTGAAAAATGGAATGATTTTATCAGAACGCGCCTATTACTATTAACCACTCCCGATAAGGTTGAGATCCTTCTCCCTCAACTATTGACCTTAATCACAGGAGCGCCAATCGTAGCACAAATTTCAGGAAACGGCGATGTTGCCGCTTTAAATAAAAAAATAGCTGAACGCTTGTTGAACGAACTTTAA